The Mesoterricola silvestris sequence TGTTCACCCAGCATTTATGCCATGGGATCTGAATTCAATCCGAGGGCATGGGTTGGGTTGGAGACAGGCTACACCCGATCCCGGCCCGGGCCGGAAAATTTCCCTGAACGGTCGAAAACGGGGGATGAACGGGTCGAAGCGGAGGAGGGTTCCCGGGCCGGCGGCCGGATTTGGGCCCCGGAAAAGGGGTGTGCAGGTCCCGGGAAGGGGGCTATCTCTTCCAAAAGCCCCGGTGCAACGCGGCGACTTCCTCCTCCACCTCCGGGACCGGGCCGATGACCTGGATGTCCTTCTGGCCGTGGGCGTAGAGGTACCTCGCCGGCACATCCAGGGTAGGGTTTTCCGGGTCGTTGCCGGTCAGTTCCAGGAGGCGCCGCTCCTCCAGGCCATACACCAGGCGGCCGATGTTGGCCCAGTACTGGGTGGCGGCGCACATGGCGCAGGGTTCCACCGTGGTGTAGAGGGTGCAGTCCCAGAGGTACCCGGGGGTGAAGTTCATGTCGGCGGTGCGGGCCAGGACGCTTTCGGCGTGGTTCACCGTGCTCACGTTGCCCTGCTCCAGGAGGACCGTCTCGTGGTCGGGGGCCACGAGGAGGGCGCCGAAGGGGTGGCGGCCCATGGCCACGGCGCGGGCGGCGATGGCGTTGGCCCGGCGCAGGTGGCGCAGGATCTGGCCGGGCGTGGGTCCGGATCGGTGGGTCATGGGCGGGCCTCCAGGACGTCAGGGGGGAGGTAATCAGGGTAATGGGGAGG is a genomic window containing:
- a CDS encoding nucleoside deaminase, with translation MTHRSGPTPGQILRHLRRANAIAARAVAMGRHPFGALLVAPDHETVLLEQGNVSTVNHAESVLARTADMNFTPGYLWDCTLYTTVEPCAMCAATQYWANIGRLVYGLEERRLLELTGNDPENPTLDVPARYLYAHGQKDIQVIGPVPEVEEEVAALHRGFWKR